A stretch of Bacillota bacterium DNA encodes these proteins:
- the eda gene encoding bifunctional 4-hydroxy-2-oxoglutarate aldolase/2-dehydro-3-deoxy-phosphogluconate aldolase, producing MNQILESGVVAVMRGLDVNQVCQVAQALTAAGVKVLEITADSPGIMHMIEQVRAQDTSGAVIGAGTVLDAQTARNAILAGAEFIFTPTLDLEVIEIANTYDKLVIPGVMTPTEMLTAYKAGAMMVKVFPADVLGPEYIKAVKGPLSQIPVIPTGGIDLDNAAAFIKAGAAAVGVGGSLLDKKAISSGNYQVITERAREFIKVIAQARTGG from the coding sequence ATGAACCAAATACTAGAAAGCGGAGTTGTCGCTGTCATGCGCGGGCTGGATGTGAACCAGGTTTGTCAGGTAGCCCAGGCATTGACGGCGGCGGGAGTAAAAGTCTTGGAGATTACAGCAGATAGCCCGGGAATTATGCATATGATCGAACAAGTGCGGGCACAGGATACTAGCGGTGCAGTCATCGGGGCAGGGACGGTGCTGGATGCCCAAACTGCTAGAAATGCCATCTTGGCGGGGGCGGAGTTCATTTTTACGCCTACTTTGGATCTAGAAGTAATTGAGATCGCAAACACCTATGACAAGTTGGTGATTCCGGGGGTTATGACACCTACGGAGATGCTTACGGCCTACAAAGCTGGTGCGATGATGGTGAAGGTATTTCCCGCAGACGTCTTAGGACCTGAGTATATTAAAGCCGTAAAGGGACCATTGTCCCAGATCCCTGTGATTCCCACCGGGGGAATCGATCTGGATAATGCGGCGGCATTTATCAAGGCGGGGGCAGCAGCGGTAGGTGTCGGTGGTTCATTATTAGATAAGAAAGCGATCAGTTCGGGGAATTATCAGGTGATCACCGAACGGGCGCGGGAGTTTATAAAAGTAATCGCTCAGGCGAGAACCGGTGGATAG
- the lepB gene encoding signal peptidase I encodes MSNYILLCFFQLGNEGGACKVKIPVGRAKSNQTKPLWQEVLETLLSASILAFLCITFIARAFTVDGPSMLPTLADGERLLIDQVTYRFRPPRRGEIVVFRYPASPDHYFVKRIIGIPGDVVAIENGRLVVNGQPIDEPYIAERMWGQLPPTEVPADAYFVLGDNRNNSKDSRSADVGFVPQDLIVGRAIWRYWPLNKMSILATPEAAFAALK; translated from the coding sequence ATGTCAAATTACATTCTATTATGTTTTTTCCAACTTGGCAATGAAGGTGGCGCCTGTAAGGTGAAAATACCTGTGGGAAGAGCAAAGAGCAACCAGACAAAACCCCTTTGGCAAGAGGTCTTGGAGACCCTGCTTTCCGCGAGTATCCTGGCCTTTTTGTGTATTACCTTTATCGCCCGGGCCTTTACCGTGGATGGGCCTTCGATGTTGCCCACCTTGGCTGACGGGGAAAGATTATTGATCGATCAGGTTACATACCGATTTCGCCCTCCCCGGAGGGGAGAGATTGTTGTCTTTCGATACCCAGCATCACCGGATCATTATTTTGTCAAACGTATCATTGGAATCCCCGGTGATGTGGTGGCTATTGAAAACGGTCGTCTGGTGGTGAACGGACAGCCCATTGATGAGCCTTATATAGCCGAAAGGATGTGGGGGCAACTGCCGCCAACGGAGGTTCCCGCCGATGCTTACTTTGTTTTGGGGGACAATCGGAACAATAGCAAAGATAGTCGGTCGGCGGATGTGGGATTTGTGCCCCAGGACCTGATTGTGGGCCGGGCCATCTGGCGTTATTGGCCCTTGAACAAGATGAGCATCCTTGCTACTCCGGAGGCGGCCTTTGCTGCTTTAAAGTGA
- a CDS encoding MBL fold metallo-hydrolase: protein MLKILFLGTGTSHGIPVIGCNCAVCQSPDPRNKRNRSSVLLTTDHANILIDTATELRLQALRFNITKVDAVLYTHFHADHVFGFDDLRRFNDEGTKAIPVYGNAATIAELRECFSYAFRKTQEGGKKPVVTTHIIGPTPTVINGLQIQPIPILHGKLEIYGYRFGKVAYITDCSHIPSESEALLQGLELLILGVLRYRPHPTHFNLSQALEVIARLKPQRTFFTHICHDFDHEQVQRELPPNCYLSYDGLELTII from the coding sequence ATGCTAAAGATCTTGTTTTTGGGAACAGGCACTTCCCACGGAATCCCCGTTATTGGCTGCAACTGTGCCGTATGTCAGTCACCGGACCCGAGAAATAAGCGGAACCGCTCCTCGGTCCTGCTCACCACGGACCACGCTAACATCCTCATCGACACCGCCACGGAACTCCGCCTACAAGCCCTTCGGTTCAACATAACCAAAGTAGATGCGGTGCTGTACACCCATTTTCACGCGGACCATGTCTTCGGTTTCGATGATCTGCGCCGGTTCAACGACGAGGGCACCAAAGCTATCCCGGTCTATGGCAATGCGGCCACCATCGCGGAACTGCGGGAATGCTTCTCCTATGCCTTCCGCAAAACCCAGGAGGGAGGAAAAAAGCCCGTAGTAACCACCCACATCATCGGGCCTACACCCACGGTCATTAACGGTCTACAGATCCAGCCTATCCCCATTCTCCACGGAAAATTGGAGATCTACGGCTACCGTTTCGGAAAGGTGGCTTATATCACCGACTGCAGCCATATCCCTTCTGAAAGTGAAGCACTGCTTCAGGGACTGGAGCTGCTCATCCTAGGGGTCCTGCGCTATCGTCCCCATCCCACCCACTTCAATTTGAGCCAGGCCCTGGAGGTCATCGCCCGGTTGAAACCCCAGCGCACCTTTTTTACCCACATCTGCCATGATTTCGATCACGAACAGGTGCAAAGGGAGCTGCCCCCCAACTGTTATCTGAGCTACGACGGATTGGAGCTCACCATTATCTAA
- a CDS encoding DNA polymerase III subunit alpha — protein sequence MISSRIEGSVMFVHLHVHSPYSFLDGASTIESLLARATLLGMRALALTDHNNVSAAVQFHRLAEKYQLQAIQGAEVTMEDGSHLVLLAQNPQGYANLCRLLTAAHLHEQRLPWQMLERFTQSLICLSGCSQGLIPRLLLAHRYAEAERIAIRLREIFGPERFFIELQNLLLPKNKMLNRLLAELAEKNHIPLVATNNVHFTTKEEFPLHDVLTCVRHKCQLEAVNPHRRFNAENYLKSPEEMQELFREYPTALTNTLKIADQCEPALKLGVDHLPKYGGATEPIRLLRSLTYQGARRRYPKITSQIKERLEHELTIIHKLQVADYFLIVWDIVCFAQRKQIRFSGRGSAADSAVAYCLGFTNVDPIKRGLMFERFLSLERAEKPDIDLDFDARYKDLVVQYVKEKYGKEHTAAVCTFATYRARMAIRDFGKVLGISPEEIDDLTQRIPHIPADGIHKAIAQVPELRDSGIYFPKYDLLFALCAQVAGFPRHMGTHLGGIVVSDVPLYQLSPLQQAAKGEQIIQFDKEDITDLGLIKIDLLPLRTLSVIEDTIRLARRERIEINYESIPHDDPSTYRLLQSGNTVGVFQLESAAQRALQPRLKPTSFEDLVASVALIRPGPIKGDMVEPFLERRHGKSPITYLHPKLKEILDKTYGVVLFQEQVIEIAVKIAAFTPGEADRLRRTITHYRSEREMEELGKHFIEKAIQNGVSLKDAKTIFSYIAGYAGYGFCEAHAASFADIAYRSAYLLCHYPAYYLAGMLNHQPMGYYPPHTLCVVARNKGIQILGPDINQSRREYTVEGGHIRVGLKQIKGISSKELTRIEQCQGIAPFTSVLDFQRRVAPSRETLENLILAGAFDRLAPNRRRLLWQVPNILHLKATPEGFTEEIEDFPLPQKIYHEYRVLGFSTTGHLLTPLRKTLQAQGMVTSQQLARLPEGERVKVAGIVVRPHRPPTKSGKVVVFLTMEDEFGLIDVVVFEEVYQKYGGLIFLRPALIVAGSIQRTKHSLSLIATHIRKLNLSTQES from the coding sequence ATGATTTCATCAAGGATTGAGGGGTCTGTGATGTTTGTCCACCTGCACGTACATAGCCCCTACTCCTTCTTGGATGGGGCATCCACCATCGAAAGCCTGCTTGCCCGGGCCACGCTCTTGGGGATGCGGGCCCTCGCGCTTACGGATCATAACAATGTCAGTGCCGCGGTGCAGTTTCATCGACTGGCGGAAAAGTATCAGCTGCAAGCCATCCAGGGGGCGGAAGTGACCATGGAAGACGGTTCCCACCTGGTCTTACTTGCCCAAAACCCCCAAGGATACGCCAACCTATGCCGGTTGCTGACCGCGGCCCATTTGCACGAACAGCGCCTGCCCTGGCAGATGTTGGAACGATTCACCCAGTCCTTGATTTGTCTATCGGGATGCAGCCAGGGCCTGATTCCCCGGTTGCTGTTGGCACATCGTTACGCGGAGGCAGAAAGGATCGCAATACGCCTCAGGGAGATCTTCGGGCCAGAGCGGTTTTTCATTGAACTGCAGAACCTGTTACTACCGAAAAACAAAATGTTGAACCGCCTTTTGGCGGAGCTGGCCGAAAAAAACCACATCCCCCTTGTGGCCACCAACAACGTCCACTTTACCACAAAGGAGGAATTCCCCTTACACGATGTCCTCACCTGTGTACGCCACAAATGTCAGCTGGAGGCTGTAAACCCCCACCGGCGATTCAATGCAGAGAATTACCTCAAGTCTCCGGAAGAAATGCAAGAATTGTTTAGGGAGTATCCCACAGCGCTGACAAACACCCTGAAAATCGCGGACCAATGTGAGCCGGCGCTAAAACTGGGGGTCGATCATCTACCGAAATACGGTGGGGCCACGGAGCCCATCAGGCTTTTGCGCTCTTTGACCTATCAAGGTGCAAGGCGGCGCTACCCCAAGATCACATCCCAGATAAAAGAACGCCTGGAGCACGAACTGACAATCATCCACAAACTTCAGGTAGCCGACTATTTCCTCATCGTTTGGGACATCGTCTGCTTTGCCCAGCGCAAGCAAATCCGCTTTTCGGGGCGGGGATCAGCCGCGGACAGTGCCGTTGCCTATTGCCTTGGCTTTACCAATGTGGACCCCATCAAACGGGGTCTGATGTTTGAACGGTTCCTTTCTTTGGAACGGGCAGAAAAACCGGACATCGATCTGGATTTCGATGCCCGCTACAAGGATCTCGTTGTGCAATACGTGAAGGAAAAGTACGGCAAGGAGCACACTGCAGCGGTCTGCACCTTTGCCACCTACCGGGCCCGCATGGCCATCAGGGACTTTGGCAAGGTCCTGGGCATCTCCCCGGAGGAAATCGACGATCTCACCCAGCGCATACCCCACATTCCCGCCGATGGTATCCACAAAGCCATCGCGCAGGTTCCGGAACTAAGGGACAGTGGGATTTACTTTCCCAAGTATGACCTGCTCTTTGCCCTCTGCGCCCAAGTGGCCGGGTTCCCCCGCCACATGGGGACCCACTTGGGGGGCATTGTCGTCTCCGATGTACCCCTGTACCAGCTGAGTCCTCTACAGCAAGCGGCCAAGGGAGAGCAAATCATCCAGTTTGACAAGGAAGATATTACGGATCTGGGGCTAATCAAAATCGATCTTCTGCCCCTGCGCACCTTGAGCGTCATCGAGGACACCATCCGCCTTGCCCGCAGGGAGAGAATTGAAATCAACTACGAAAGCATCCCCCACGACGATCCTTCCACCTATCGGCTGTTGCAATCGGGGAACACCGTAGGGGTCTTCCAATTGGAGAGTGCAGCCCAGCGTGCACTACAGCCAAGGCTCAAACCTACTTCCTTTGAAGATCTAGTGGCAAGTGTAGCCCTGATTCGACCCGGTCCCATCAAGGGGGATATGGTAGAACCCTTCTTAGAACGCCGCCATGGCAAAAGTCCCATCACTTACCTGCATCCAAAACTGAAGGAGATCCTGGACAAAACCTATGGTGTGGTGCTCTTCCAGGAGCAAGTCATTGAAATTGCCGTCAAGATCGCGGCTTTCACCCCGGGGGAGGCGGACCGCTTACGGAGGACCATCACCCATTATCGCTCCGAGCGGGAAATGGAGGAGTTGGGAAAACATTTCATAGAAAAGGCCATACAAAACGGAGTTTCCCTAAAAGATGCCAAGACCATTTTTTCGTACATCGCCGGATATGCAGGCTATGGTTTTTGTGAAGCCCATGCGGCCTCCTTCGCGGATATTGCCTATCGCAGTGCCTATCTGCTTTGCCACTATCCTGCGTATTACCTAGCCGGGATGTTGAATCACCAGCCCATGGGATATTATCCTCCCCACACTTTGTGTGTAGTAGCCCGCAACAAAGGCATCCAGATTTTAGGACCAGACATCAACCAAAGCCGGAGGGAATATACCGTGGAAGGGGGGCATATTCGGGTAGGGTTGAAGCAGATCAAAGGGATTTCTTCAAAGGAACTAACACGGATCGAACAATGCCAAGGGATTGCTCCCTTCACATCGGTACTTGATTTCCAAAGACGGGTAGCCCCATCACGGGAGACCCTGGAAAACCTCATCTTGGCCGGAGCCTTCGATAGACTCGCCCCCAACCGGCGAAGGCTGCTGTGGCAGGTCCCCAACATCTTGCACCTGAAGGCTACTCCGGAAGGCTTTACCGAGGAAATCGAAGATTTTCCCCTGCCACAGAAAATCTACCACGAATACCGGGTGCTGGGATTCAGCACTACCGGTCATCTGTTAACCCCCCTCCGCAAGACCCTCCAGGCCCAAGGAATGGTCACCAGCCAGCAGCTGGCCAGACTCCCCGAAGGGGAACGGGTAAAGGTGGCCGGCATCGTAGTAAGACCCCACCGTCCGCCCACCAAAAGCGGCAAAGTGGTAGTCTTTTTGACCATGGAGGATGAATTTGGCCTCATCGACGTGGTGGTCTTTGAGGAGGTTTATCAGAAGTATGGGGGGCTGATCTTCCTGCGTCCCGCCTTGATCGTGGCCGGCTCCATCCAAAGGACAAAGCATAGCTTGTCCCTCATCGCCACCCACATCCGGAAACTGAATCTTTCTACCCAAGAGTCCTAG